In Actinobacillus equuli, the genomic stretch AAAATCGGGCCGCCCGCAGATAATGAATAGGCTGTCGAACCTGTCGGCGTACTAATAATTAAGCCGTCCGAACGTTGTGAGAATGCAAATTTTCCGTCAATATACACTTCAAATTCAATAATGCGAGCCACTTGGCTGGGGTGAATCACCACTTCGTTCAAGGCATTATTGGTTGCAATAATTTTACCGTTACGCTCAATACGAGCTTCGAGCAAGAAACGCTCTTCAATCACAAACTCCCCACGCTCAATACAATTATGTAATTGCTCGAAAGCAGATTGAGGTGCAATATCCGTCAGAAAACCTAAGTTACCTCGGTTAATCCCAATCAGCGGAACACGATATTTTGCTAATTGACGAGCCATACCAAGCATATTGCCGTCTCCACCGATAACAATGACGAGATTGGCTTGCTGACCGATTTCTTCCAAACTTTTGCCATCAGGGAGATTGAGCTGACGAGCAATATTTTCTTCCAACAGCACATCATAACGGCGATCTTTCAACCAATTATAAACGGCTAAATGCGTCTCTAAAGCAATATCGTGACGAGGCTTGCCCACAATCGCAATACATTCAAAAAATCGTTCTGCAGATTTCATCGTTTTTACTCACAAAATAAGAATTGCTGAATTCTATCCTTTTTTTCACCGATAAGATATGTAAAAAATTTATAAAAAATGACCGCTTGTTATGGCTGCCAAAAACCTAATGTTTCATTAAATTTCCAAATAGGGAGTGTTTTTCCGTAATGTTGCAAAGAAACCGTTGCGAAACGTAGTGCCACTTGAGTTTGATCCGTTTCATCAAGTTGTTCGCATAGCTCGGAAAGCGCTTGGTTTAAAGGTATGGTAAGCCACGGTGTAATCCAAGGTGATTCACAATTAAGTTTTTGATAGCTTATCTCCGCTAAATAATCATTTTCAAAATATGGGTTTTCCCATGCTTTCTCGCTGGATTTAAACATAAATTCCCAGTAGCTTTCTTCGCTAGGTAAACAGACTATTTCTGTTTGCCATTTTCCTTCATTTTTTCTAAAAGGCGTAATCAGTGGCAAATTGGCATTTAACCTATTCGTTAAATTCTCTTGCCAATAAGCGTTTACCCGATTAATACCTTTGTTATTTAATAAATCCCCAATCACTTTATGTTCTAAGTCTGCTAAATTGGTTTCAGCCTGTAGCAGGGACGGCTGAATAATGCGAGGTATCGCGGTGATACTTTCTAAATGTTCTTGCTTGATTAAATCTACCGTTTTATGACTGGTTAATTTGTTAAGTTTATCTTCAAAACCCGGATGGCAGAATATCGGTTCCGAGCCATGATTTTTCGTTTGTAAGCCTCGCCAGTTTGTCGGTAGCAAT encodes the following:
- a CDS encoding NAD(+) kinase — protein: MKSAERFFECIAIVGKPRHDIALETHLAVYNWLKDRRYDVLLEENIARQLNLPDGKSLEEIGQQANLVIVIGGDGNMLGMARQLAKYRVPLIGINRGNLGFLTDIAPQSAFEQLHNCIERGEFVIEERFLLEARIERNGKIIATNNALNEVVIHPSQVARIIEFEVYIDGKFAFSQRSDGLIISTPTGSTAYSLSAGGPILTPNMNAIALVPMHPHTLSSRPLVIDGDSQISLRFAQYNQPSLEVSCDGQYDLPFTPEDRIIVTKSPDTLHLLHLNNYNYFTVLGSKLGWSSKLF